A genomic stretch from Pirellulales bacterium includes:
- a CDS encoding MotA/TolQ/ExbB proton channel family protein has translation MNSELRHPRTPRRLVVLLSLLAAILGPTAARAADGDATPIPTTSLWSVLSGGGPWVAPIGLCSFVLVLVVFERAFSLRRSRIAPKLFVERFLLQVSEGALDRHESLLYCQENGSLTADVFEAALRKWGKPAVEVEQAVLDEGERAANEMRKFLRVINGVATVCPLFGLLGTVWGMIEAFNAIASSGAMGRPEMLAGGISGALLSTAAGLLVAIPALILYLFFVGRVDALVMEIDRNGQELVNLISAEGIEDRRNRKPKKAA, from the coding sequence ATGAACTCCGAACTTCGTCATCCTCGAACTCCGCGTCGGTTGGTCGTCCTCCTCTCGTTGCTGGCGGCCATCCTGGGGCCGACCGCCGCGCGAGCCGCTGACGGGGACGCGACGCCGATCCCGACGACCAGCCTGTGGAGCGTCCTCTCCGGCGGCGGGCCGTGGGTGGCGCCGATCGGGCTCTGCTCGTTCGTGCTGGTGCTGGTGGTGTTCGAGCGCGCCTTCAGTCTTCGCCGCAGTCGGATCGCGCCCAAATTGTTCGTCGAGCGATTCCTGCTCCAGGTGAGCGAAGGAGCCCTCGATCGGCACGAGTCGCTCCTGTATTGCCAGGAAAACGGCAGCCTGACCGCCGACGTGTTCGAGGCGGCCTTGCGAAAGTGGGGCAAACCGGCCGTCGAGGTCGAGCAAGCCGTGCTCGACGAAGGGGAGCGGGCCGCCAATGAAATGCGCAAGTTCCTCCGCGTCATCAACGGCGTGGCGACCGTCTGCCCGCTGTTCGGACTGTTGGGGACGGTGTGGGGGATGATCGAGGCGTTCAACGCGATCGCCTCGAGCGGCGCGATGGGCCGACCCGAAATGCTCGCCGGCGGCATCAGCGGGGCGCTCCTGTCGACCGCGGCCGGATTGTTGGTCGCGATTCCCGCGCTGATCCTGTACCTGTTCTTCGTGGGGCGCGTCGACGCGCTCGTGATGGAGATCGATCGCAACGGCCAGGAACTCGTCAATCTGATCTCGGCCGAGGGGATCGAAGACCGCCGCAACCGCAAACCGAAGAAGGCGGCGTAG
- a CDS encoding helix-turn-helix domain-containing protein yields the protein MRNHGTGAALLVDAREAARMLSVSPRKLWGMTFEDSPGLPFVRCGRLVRYSPDDLRQWIDAQRKGGDDDNAR from the coding sequence ATGCGAAACCATGGAACGGGCGCCGCGCTGCTCGTCGACGCCCGCGAGGCGGCGCGGATGCTCTCCGTCTCGCCCCGAAAATTGTGGGGAATGACGTTCGAGGACTCGCCGGGGCTGCCCTTCGTTCGCTGCGGACGGCTGGTCCGATACTCACCCGATGACCTGCGCCAGTGGATCGACGCGCAGCGGAAAGGGGGCGACGATGACAACGCCCGTTGA
- a CDS encoding site-specific integrase produces MAPNTARKRVANAKQFFQDAVQRELLARNPFAELKGTVGSNRERDRFIDRATATKILDACPDAEWRLIFALARYAGLRCPSELLALTWADVNWAESRLLVRSAKTAHHEGKATRLVPIFPELRPYLEQVWDEAEPGAQNVVTRYRAANVNLRTQLERIIRRAGLESWPKLFQNLRASRATELASEFPAHVAAAWLGHSTLVANKHYWQVTDADFAKAAGGGSEAAQNAAQSAHAEGRGESHDELPAQRKAPVLRGSALRSETVQNRGMGGTRLELVTSTV; encoded by the coding sequence CTGGCCCCCAACACGGCCCGCAAGCGCGTCGCCAACGCCAAGCAGTTCTTTCAAGACGCGGTGCAACGCGAACTGCTTGCGCGGAATCCCTTTGCCGAACTCAAGGGAACCGTCGGAAGCAACCGCGAGCGGGACCGCTTCATTGATCGCGCCACGGCGACGAAGATTCTGGACGCCTGCCCCGATGCCGAATGGCGTCTGATCTTCGCGTTGGCGCGGTATGCCGGACTGCGATGCCCGAGCGAACTTCTGGCGCTAACTTGGGCTGACGTGAACTGGGCCGAAAGCCGATTGCTGGTCCGCAGCGCCAAGACCGCGCACCACGAAGGCAAGGCGACGCGCCTTGTGCCGATCTTCCCCGAGCTGCGGCCGTATCTTGAACAAGTCTGGGACGAAGCCGAGCCGGGCGCACAGAACGTTGTCACGCGATACCGGGCCGCAAACGTCAACCTCCGGACCCAGCTAGAGCGAATCATCCGCCGGGCCGGGCTCGAATCGTGGCCCAAGCTGTTTCAGAATCTCCGCGCCAGCCGGGCGACGGAACTGGCCAGCGAGTTCCCCGCGCACGTCGCGGCGGCGTGGCTGGGCCACTCAACATTGGTGGCAAACAAACACTACTGGCAAGTGACGGACGCCGATTTCGCCAAGGCCGCAGGGGGCGGCAGCGAAGCGGCGCAAAATGCGGCGCAGTCAGCGCACGCAGAGGGTCGCGGCGAGTCGCACGACGAACTGCCCGCGCAAAGAAAAGCCCCGGTTTTGCGAGGGTCTGCGCTTAGAAGCGAAACCGTGCAAAACCGGGGCATGGGCGGCACAAGACTCGAACTTGTGACCTCTACGGTGTGA
- a CDS encoding twin-arginine translocase TatA/TatE family subunit: MPALFAFFSPGPTQLIILGFIVLLLFGNRLPSVMRSLGEGVTEFKKGLKGDDADPNARIEDGRDSSHTKA, encoded by the coding sequence ATGCCCGCTCTATTCGCGTTCTTTTCGCCCGGGCCGACGCAGCTCATCATATTGGGCTTCATCGTGCTGTTGTTGTTCGGCAACCGCCTGCCGTCCGTGATGCGTTCGCTGGGCGAAGGGGTCACCGAGTTCAAGAAGGGGCTCAAAGGGGATGACGCCGATCCCAACGCCCGGATCGAGGATGGTCGCGATTCGTCCCACACCAAGGCGTAG
- a CDS encoding DUF3987 domain-containing protein, translated as MTTPVERLLAKLADAKQAGKGWSASCPAHDDRRASLSIDEGDDGRALLFCHAGCKVDDICGAIGLRVADLMTPGSLPSPNKPRLNGSAGSNGHSRIVAEYDYRDEAGELLFQVVRYEPKDFRQRRPKPGGGWDWSVKGVRAVPYRLPELLAEPTRPVVVVEGEKDADNLARIGVLATCNAGGAGKWTAEHAAFLRGRRVVVLADNDEPGRAHAQQVAKSLAGIAASVRMVELPGLPPKGDASDWLAAGGTRDDLKRLAEAAPEWTPTTAQGWPELQPFDVLDVPEFPTHALPGAVRAWVEAESHATQTPADLAGLLALAVCSATVARRVVVEARQGWREPVNLFAAVLLEPGNRKSAVFADAMQPLRELEAELIEAARPTVARAQSDRRQDDARLHKLEKVAAEKGDAEARHEAGELAAALAEQAEPVLPRLIVDDATAEKLGMMLADHGGRIASMSPEGGVFDLMAGLYSKSGIPQFGVYLMGHSGDDLNTDRVGRKGVRVERPALTCAYAMQPAVIEGLAENTAFRGRGLLARFLYAAPQSWIGQREIAPTPVSDATREAYRQTVRALADAESEFILQLAPSAMAGLREWETEIEAMLADGGQMEIMRDWGAKLAGATLRLAAVLHCIAHGPTGRIDAPTLAAAIEIARYLVPHAEAVLNMMQAKEDSSDADARYVLRWIERHGRREFTKRDAHQHGKRRFPKADDIDAALGELTRRGYVRLRPAEAPGPGRPPSPTYEVNPAAFDGAKPEKRSHNSHNAPASPLAVDFENSENGFDPPEGEGRVRVTL; from the coding sequence ATGACAACGCCCGTTGAACGGCTCTTGGCGAAGCTGGCCGACGCCAAGCAAGCCGGCAAAGGGTGGTCGGCGAGCTGCCCGGCGCACGACGACCGCCGCGCGAGTTTGTCAATCGACGAGGGCGACGACGGCCGAGCGCTCTTGTTTTGCCATGCCGGTTGTAAGGTCGACGACATTTGCGGTGCGATCGGGCTGCGGGTCGCGGACTTGATGACGCCGGGCTCGCTGCCGTCGCCCAACAAGCCGCGACTGAACGGCAGCGCCGGGAGCAACGGCCATTCCCGAATCGTCGCCGAGTACGACTACCGCGACGAAGCGGGCGAGCTGTTGTTCCAAGTCGTGCGCTACGAACCGAAGGACTTCCGCCAGCGGCGCCCCAAGCCCGGCGGCGGCTGGGATTGGAGCGTCAAGGGCGTGCGCGCCGTGCCGTATCGCTTGCCCGAACTGCTGGCCGAGCCGACGCGGCCCGTGGTGGTGGTCGAGGGCGAGAAAGACGCCGACAATCTGGCACGCATCGGCGTGCTGGCGACGTGCAACGCCGGCGGGGCCGGCAAGTGGACCGCGGAGCACGCCGCGTTCCTGCGCGGCCGGCGTGTTGTGGTGCTGGCCGACAACGATGAACCGGGGCGCGCCCACGCCCAGCAAGTCGCCAAGTCGCTCGCCGGCATCGCGGCATCGGTGCGCATGGTCGAGTTGCCCGGCCTGCCCCCCAAGGGCGATGCAAGCGATTGGCTTGCGGCCGGTGGAACGCGGGATGACTTGAAGCGGCTGGCGGAAGCCGCGCCCGAGTGGACGCCAACGACGGCGCAAGGGTGGCCCGAGTTGCAGCCGTTCGACGTGTTGGACGTGCCGGAGTTCCCCACGCACGCGCTGCCCGGCGCGGTTCGCGCGTGGGTCGAAGCCGAGTCACACGCCACGCAAACGCCCGCGGACCTGGCTGGCCTACTGGCCTTGGCCGTGTGCTCAGCGACGGTCGCGCGCCGCGTTGTGGTTGAGGCGCGGCAGGGTTGGCGCGAGCCGGTCAATCTGTTCGCGGCCGTGCTGCTGGAGCCGGGCAACCGCAAGTCGGCCGTGTTCGCCGACGCCATGCAGCCGTTGCGCGAGTTGGAAGCCGAGTTGATTGAAGCCGCGCGACCGACGGTGGCCCGCGCACAATCCGACCGACGGCAAGACGACGCTCGGTTGCACAAGCTCGAAAAGGTGGCGGCCGAAAAGGGCGACGCGGAAGCCCGACACGAAGCCGGCGAGCTGGCGGCGGCGCTGGCCGAGCAAGCCGAGCCGGTCTTGCCCCGGTTGATCGTCGATGATGCCACGGCGGAAAAGCTAGGAATGATGCTCGCCGACCACGGCGGCCGCATCGCCAGCATGTCGCCCGAAGGGGGCGTGTTCGACTTGATGGCCGGCTTGTACTCCAAGAGCGGCATTCCCCAATTTGGCGTCTACCTGATGGGGCATTCGGGCGACGACCTGAATACAGACCGCGTGGGCCGCAAGGGTGTGCGCGTCGAGCGGCCGGCGCTGACGTGCGCCTATGCGATGCAACCGGCGGTGATTGAAGGCTTGGCGGAGAACACGGCGTTCCGCGGCCGTGGGCTGCTGGCCCGCTTCCTGTATGCGGCGCCGCAAAGCTGGATCGGCCAACGCGAGATTGCCCCGACGCCCGTTTCCGATGCCACGCGCGAAGCATACCGGCAAACCGTGCGAGCGCTCGCCGACGCGGAAAGTGAGTTCATCTTGCAACTTGCCCCCAGCGCAATGGCAGGGCTGCGCGAGTGGGAAACGGAAATCGAAGCGATGCTCGCCGACGGCGGCCAAATGGAAATCATGCGCGACTGGGGCGCGAAGCTGGCCGGCGCCACGCTCCGGCTGGCGGCCGTTCTGCATTGCATCGCCCACGGCCCAACCGGGCGCATTGACGCGCCCACGTTGGCCGCGGCCATTGAAATCGCCCGCTATCTCGTTCCACACGCCGAAGCCGTGCTGAACATGATGCAAGCCAAGGAAGATTCGAGCGACGCCGATGCGCGGTACGTCCTTCGGTGGATCGAACGCCACGGCCGGCGGGAGTTCACCAAGCGCGACGCTCACCAGCACGGCAAGCGGCGGTTTCCGAAGGCCGACGACATCGACGCCGCGTTGGGCGAACTGACGCGGCGGGGGTACGTCCGGCTGCGGCCCGCGGAAGCGCCCGGCCCGGGGCGGCCCCCTTCGCCCACCTACGAAGTGAACCCGGCGGCGTTCGATGGTGCGAAGCCAGAAAAGCGCTCCCACAATTCCCACAACGCTCCCGCGAGCCCGTTGGCTGTCGATTTTGAGAATTCTGAGAACGGTTTCGACCCGCCCGAAGGCGAAGGCCGCGTGAGGGTGACGCTATGA
- a CDS encoding Rrf2 family transcriptional regulator, which translates to MLPKTAEYALRSVVWLAGEPDRREAAEPLAARTKVPRRYLHKVLQALVQADLVDSQPGPGGGYALSRPAGKIKILDVVNAVSPLERIHSCPLGLTSHTRLCPLHKELDRVYAEIEKAFGRVTLADLLRSTSKIIPLCEASN; encoded by the coding sequence ATGCTGCCGAAAACAGCCGAGTACGCCTTGCGATCGGTCGTCTGGCTGGCCGGGGAGCCCGACCGGCGCGAAGCCGCTGAGCCCCTGGCAGCGCGGACGAAAGTCCCGCGCCGTTACCTTCACAAGGTCCTGCAGGCCCTCGTGCAAGCCGATCTCGTCGACTCGCAGCCGGGGCCGGGCGGCGGTTACGCACTCAGTCGCCCCGCCGGCAAGATCAAGATCCTCGATGTCGTCAACGCGGTGTCGCCGCTGGAAAGGATTCACAGTTGCCCGCTCGGCCTGACGTCGCACACGCGATTGTGCCCCTTGCACAAGGAGCTCGACCGGGTCTACGCCGAGATCGAGAAAGCGTTCGGTCGCGTCACGTTGGCCGACCTGCTTCGTTCGACAAGCAAGATCATCCCGCTCTGCGAAGCGAGCAACTGA
- a CDS encoding twin-arginine translocase TatA/TatE family subunit — MLLASPHDPLLAMWSPGPGEMLLLAVIALLLYGGELPEKARHWGKAFAEFRRNLSGIQNDINSAIYSEPPKPQRLQHYPEFRDVEPLTPAASPAADPPAEQPPADAPRPEEPTD; from the coding sequence ATGCTCCTCGCCTCGCCCCACGATCCGCTCCTGGCGATGTGGAGTCCAGGGCCGGGCGAGATGTTGCTCTTGGCGGTGATCGCGCTGCTGCTCTACGGCGGCGAACTTCCTGAGAAGGCTCGCCACTGGGGCAAGGCCTTCGCCGAGTTCCGCCGCAACCTGAGCGGGATCCAAAACGACATCAACAGCGCGATCTACAGCGAACCGCCGAAGCCGCAACGATTGCAGCACTACCCGGAGTTCCGCGACGTCGAACCGCTGACCCCCGCCGCGTCGCCCGCCGCCGACCCGCCCGCCGAACAGCCCCCAGCCGACGCCCCCCGCCCGGAAGAGCCCACGGATTGA
- the mobB gene encoding molybdopterin-guanine dinucleotide biosynthesis protein B encodes MNRLHVIGRKNHGKTMLLVELVAELVRRGRVVGTIKHTHHRHELDVPGKDSHRHRIAGAAAVGVLSQGMSAIFLPADGRREGEDRYASFAPAFAGCDFVLVEGDSQTAAPKLEVWRADLGVEPLAATDDAVLAVATDDHPPCSAPVLRRSNLASIADWVLQVVG; translated from the coding sequence GTGAACCGACTCCACGTCATTGGCAGGAAGAACCACGGCAAGACAATGCTCCTCGTCGAACTGGTCGCGGAGCTCGTCCGCCGCGGGCGCGTCGTGGGAACGATCAAACACACGCATCACCGGCACGAACTCGACGTGCCAGGCAAAGACTCGCACCGCCACCGCATTGCGGGGGCCGCCGCGGTCGGGGTTTTGTCGCAAGGCATGAGCGCGATCTTTCTGCCCGCCGACGGGCGCCGTGAAGGCGAGGACCGCTATGCGTCGTTTGCGCCGGCCTTCGCCGGGTGCGACTTTGTCCTCGTCGAAGGGGATTCGCAGACCGCGGCCCCCAAGCTCGAAGTCTGGCGAGCGGACCTTGGCGTCGAACCGCTCGCAGCGACCGACGACGCCGTCCTGGCCGTCGCGACGGACGACCACCCTCCCTGCTCCGCCCCCGTTCTGCGCCGTTCCAATCTGGCGAGCATCGCCGATTGGGTGCTTCAGGTCGTCGGCTGA
- a CDS encoding biopolymer transporter ExbD, which produces MPLKLQHDETPQLNLTPMIDVVFQLIVFFMVATKFAELEHDVSVNLPEVPQATAMTAKPQAREIVVLADGRCLLDGQGASAEELAARLTKARDDYPGLAVIIRGDAACAFQHVAAALAACQQARIAELSVSVRVADRPVTRQ; this is translated from the coding sequence ATGCCGCTGAAATTGCAGCACGACGAAACGCCGCAACTGAACCTCACGCCGATGATCGACGTGGTGTTTCAGTTGATCGTGTTTTTCATGGTCGCGACGAAGTTCGCCGAGTTGGAGCACGACGTCAGCGTCAATCTGCCCGAGGTGCCGCAAGCGACCGCCATGACCGCCAAGCCTCAGGCTCGCGAGATCGTCGTGCTCGCCGACGGGAGGTGCTTGCTTGACGGCCAGGGGGCGAGCGCGGAGGAACTCGCAGCGCGGCTGACCAAAGCCCGGGACGACTACCCAGGGCTGGCCGTGATCATTCGCGGAGACGCGGCCTGTGCATTCCAGCATGTCGCGGCGGCGCTGGCCGCGTGCCAACAGGCCCGGATCGCCGAACTGTCGGTCAGCGTCCGCGTCGCCGATCGCCCCGTGACGAGGCAGTAG
- a CDS encoding tetratricopeptide repeat protein: MNLLPRICRLAPTVLVGTVAFAASIASAGELAGTAVAADSAPPISATVELQSRRLEEAGNYDGAIALLRRSLGESDEAARCELLARIARLHRRLGQTSDAVAIYRELLAKIPATDDAETSSADDHGDAATEKAWRHFELAALLREQQAYAEAGEHFAVAAVTEPTGLLAMEASYWLAWLDRQADRREAGRQRTGELLARLDATPGAEETVARRRELRQFTLYLQSQLELADRDEQAAAATLDRLRAERPGDPLRAQAEFWRAEIAYRQGEDELARELFGQVALRTAALKEPWTALAPLRLAQLEAARLRWDDVLVALDWLEWRWPQFPLAYEANYLRGRALAGRGEFPAARGAYRQVLDDPAAQGSETAAMAQWMIGESYFHQRAYAEARVAYQQAVDGHRHAEWQARAALQCGKCWELEGRWQEAAQVYADAARRFARTESATQLQARSAFVEQTLRR; encoded by the coding sequence ATGAACCTCTTGCCGCGAATTTGCCGACTCGCACCGACCGTCCTGGTCGGAACGGTCGCGTTTGCGGCATCGATCGCCTCGGCCGGCGAGCTCGCGGGGACTGCCGTCGCGGCGGATTCCGCCCCTCCGATTTCTGCGACGGTCGAGCTCCAATCGCGGCGCCTTGAGGAGGCGGGCAACTACGACGGGGCAATTGCGCTCTTGCGGCGATCGCTTGGCGAGTCCGACGAGGCCGCACGCTGCGAGTTGCTCGCGCGGATCGCCAGGCTCCATCGGCGATTGGGACAAACTTCCGACGCCGTCGCGATCTATCGCGAATTGCTGGCAAAGATTCCCGCGACCGACGACGCCGAGACTTCGTCAGCCGACGATCACGGCGACGCTGCGACGGAGAAGGCTTGGCGGCATTTCGAGTTGGCCGCGCTCTTGCGCGAGCAACAAGCCTATGCAGAGGCGGGCGAGCATTTCGCCGTGGCCGCCGTCACGGAGCCGACCGGCCTTCTCGCCATGGAAGCTTCGTACTGGCTTGCGTGGCTCGATCGGCAGGCGGACCGTCGCGAGGCCGGACGACAAAGGACCGGCGAGTTGCTGGCGCGGCTCGATGCTACGCCAGGCGCGGAGGAAACCGTCGCGCGTCGCCGCGAGCTGCGTCAATTCACGCTCTATCTGCAAAGCCAACTGGAACTTGCCGACCGAGACGAACAAGCCGCGGCGGCGACGCTTGACCGGCTGCGAGCCGAGCGTCCCGGCGACCCGTTGCGGGCTCAGGCGGAGTTCTGGCGCGCGGAGATCGCCTATCGCCAGGGGGAGGACGAACTGGCCCGCGAGTTGTTCGGGCAAGTCGCTTTGCGGACTGCGGCGCTCAAGGAGCCGTGGACTGCCCTGGCGCCGTTGCGGCTGGCGCAGCTTGAGGCAGCGCGATTGCGGTGGGACGACGTCCTCGTGGCGCTCGATTGGCTCGAGTGGCGGTGGCCTCAGTTTCCGCTCGCGTACGAGGCCAACTACCTGCGGGGCAGGGCGCTTGCCGGGCGGGGGGAGTTCCCGGCTGCTCGCGGGGCCTATCGCCAAGTCCTCGACGACCCGGCGGCCCAGGGGAGCGAGACGGCGGCGATGGCCCAATGGATGATCGGCGAATCCTACTTTCACCAGCGGGCCTACGCCGAGGCCCGCGTTGCGTATCAGCAAGCCGTCGACGGACACCGTCACGCCGAGTGGCAAGCCCGAGCGGCGCTGCAATGCGGCAAGTGCTGGGAACTGGAAGGCCGCTGGCAAGAAGCGGCTCAGGTCTACGCCGACGCCGCCCGGCGATTCGCGAGGACAGAGTCGGCTACGCAGCTTCAAGCGCGCAGCGCGTTCGTCGAACAGACTCTCCGCCGATGA